The genomic DNA AAGTCGTTGCTGGAGCGCAAGGCGCGCAAGCGGAGCACCGCTTCGGCTCCGCTTAAACTCCAGCGCGCACCCGTCAGGTTCATCCGGTCCTCGACCAGATGACGACAGGCGCCTTCAATGACCCCGGTGGCGATGGGAACCCCCTCGGCCAGCGCCTTGTCATACTGCAGGTACGGCGAGTAGTTGAGCAGATAGTCGGCGCAGTCGTCCACCGGCTTCCGCTCCACCACGGCCATCTCCCGAAGCGTGGCACTGCGGCGCATGCCCGCCGCCACCAGACTGGCCTTGCCGCGCAGAATCTCCAGCAGATGCGCTCGCGTCCAGCGGTCCTGTTCGAGTTCCTGACCGGGGAAAAAGGCCCCCGCCGCCTTCCACACATACTGCGCCACATGGATGAAGTCCACGATGATGATCAGGGGTATCTTCCGTTCCTCCGCCAACCGCTGAAGATGATCGATCTGCGGAAGATTGCCATCCACCAGCGCGACCCAGCGCTTCTGCCGCTTCGGGTCCCGACGTGCCGCTTCCTGGAACATCTCCCCGATCACCGCTTCCGGCGACTGCGCCAGGCTGGCCCAGACCCGTTTGTGTTCGGGCCGTGGCCGCGCGGGCCCCGTTTCCTCCAGCGTGGGAGACTCTGGCAGGATCTGTTCGGCCGTGCGAATAAACGGCTCTACGGTATAAATGGCAGCCACCGCGGCCATCCGTTTGGCATGCAGCCGGCGCCCGCTCCCCAGCCGCGCCGTGAAGGTCTTGGCCCGCGCCGCTGCCGCGCGCTGCGTGGGTTCGCGCAGATCCTCGGGCCGCATGACCACGCCCTTGCCATCCACCGTCAGAACCAGGATGGATCCCGAGTGGGGATCCGCGCGAGCGCGTGTCTGGCGATCCCCGTAAAACGCCTCGAAATCCTGCGCCGCCCGGATCACCAGTTCCTCGAACTGACGCTTGGGCACGTGCGCACCGGTATACACCTCCAGCGTCTTGATCCCCTCGTCAAACGAGCTCTTGGCCGCTTCCATCGCCGCCCGGCGCCGCACTTCCAGCGAGTACTTCTCCGGCGGGAGATTGAGCGCACCGTCGAGCGGATGCAGACTGGGTGTGTCTGGGGCTCGATAGCCGGTGCGGGCCACCTCCACAGCGCCGAAGATGCTCTCCAGACTGCGCTCCTGGACGGCGGTGGGCGTGAGCGGCGTGCCCGCGGCATCGCACACTGGTTCGACCGCCTGGCCCGGCTGGCGCAGGTCCAGATGGGCCTGCAGCAATTTTCGCAGCAACTCCCGCCCCATCCCCTCCAACTGTCGTTCCAGCTCACTATGCTTCACCTGGCACGCCTCCTTCGAACGTAGGAACTCGCTGATGCTCGCATAGGCTTGGTCCGCCCCGGCAAAGGGGTCCGCCAGACAGGGCAGGGCGCTCATGGACGTCCGCTTTCTCCCCGCAGGCGCGCCTGCGCATCGCGTCTCAAGGGATACACGAACACCCGCTTGGGCCGGGCACCGTGACGGCGATGCTGGCGATCCTCGCGACCGCGCCCACTGGTCTGCCCAATCTCCACCCAATTCGCCGCCCGGTAGCAGGCGCCGGTATAGCGCGCCGGGTCCACGAAGGTCTCCGCCAGCAGCGGCCTGACGCCGTATTGAGCCTGCCAATCCGCGGGCAAACGCCGCAGGGCCTCGGCTAATGTGGCACTCGCCAAATTTTGGATGTGGACCCAGGGCAGCAGCAAGAGCCGGCTGTTATTGACCACCTGCTGCAAATGGCGTGCACGGGTCGCTTCGTCCCACCCAATCCACCGATCTCGGGCCTGGAGCCGCCACGCCGCACTGGAAAACTGCAGGCCGCCTACCACCGTGGGCACGGGCCGGCTAATCCAGACCAGATACTGGAGGTGTGCGCCGAATGGCACTTTGTAGCCGAGCGGGTGATAGCGGCCGACCAGTTCACGAAACCGCTGCCGCGCCCCCGCGTCCGCCACACGCTCGACGCACACCGGGGCAAACGTTTCCACGCGCCCGCTCAGCGGCACGCCCGCTTCGCCCGCGGCCGTCCGCGGAATCGATGTGACTGACCCGACCGGTCGCGTCTGCTGTTTCGCGGGCAGGCGGAGCTGTCCCTGCGCTTCCAGCCGCGCCAGCAGCATGAGGCATTCGGCTTCCTTTAGCGAACCATTGGCACGCGTCCAGCCCACCAACTCGCTGACTGTGTTGGCCAGTTCTTTTCGACTCAGGCCCCGACAGGTGTCCACCACCTCGCGAATCAACGCGATCTCAGCGGCCGCGAACATTCGGCCGCCGCAGCGGAAACCGAGGCTGTCTACCAGGTTCGCCACCGCAGGTGCTCCTACGCCAGATCTAGGGTAGCGAACCGGAGGAGAAATGTCCAGCCCTGAACCGCAGAAAAATGTAGATGAGAGCAAAAGGGAGCGACGCCCCGCCGGTGTAAGCAGGACGTGTCATCCCAGAGCGGGCCCGCATCGCCGTATGCCCACCAGATATCCCGTCGGAGTGTCGATATCCCCCCTCATCCGCGCAGCATGAACACTCCCACACCGGCTATCCCATTGAAAGATTATGCATTAATCTCAAACGCAAAAGAGCCGCACCCAGCAGGTTCTCAGCGGCACGCCGCGCCTGCTGTGGTTCCTGAGAGTTCCGCTCCTGGCGACCATG from Terriglobales bacterium includes the following:
- a CDS encoding ISKra4 family transposase, which gives rise to MSALPCLADPFAGADQAYASISEFLRSKEACQVKHSELERQLEGMGRELLRKLLQAHLDLRQPGQAVEPVCDAAGTPLTPTAVQERSLESIFGAVEVARTGYRAPDTPSLHPLDGALNLPPEKYSLEVRRRAAMEAAKSSFDEGIKTLEVYTGAHVPKRQFEELVIRAAQDFEAFYGDRQTRARADPHSGSILVLTVDGKGVVMRPEDLREPTQRAAAARAKTFTARLGSGRRLHAKRMAAVAAIYTVEPFIRTAEQILPESPTLEETGPARPRPEHKRVWASLAQSPEAVIGEMFQEAARRDPKRQKRWVALVDGNLPQIDHLQRLAEERKIPLIIIVDFIHVAQYVWKAAGAFFPGQELEQDRWTRAHLLEILRGKASLVAAGMRRSATLREMAVVERKPVDDCADYLLNYSPYLQYDKALAEGVPIATGVIEGACRHLVEDRMNLTGARWSLSGAEAVLRLRALRSSNDFDAYWQFHEQREYERHHASRYADHRVPETAPSVANSSRSSRRGTLRIVPRQGES
- a CDS encoding Druantia anti-phage system protein DruA → MANLVDSLGFRCGGRMFAAAEIALIREVVDTCRGLSRKELANTVSELVGWTRANGSLKEAECLMLLARLEAQGQLRLPAKQQTRPVGSVTSIPRTAAGEAGVPLSGRVETFAPVCVERVADAGARQRFRELVGRYHPLGYKVPFGAHLQYLVWISRPVPTVVGGLQFSSAAWRLQARDRWIGWDEATRARHLQQVVNNSRLLLLPWVHIQNLASATLAEALRRLPADWQAQYGVRPLLAETFVDPARYTGACYRAANWVEIGQTSGRGREDRQHRRHGARPKRVFVYPLRRDAQARLRGESGRP